The following are from one region of the Oryzias melastigma strain HK-1 linkage group LG22, ASM292280v2, whole genome shotgun sequence genome:
- the jade1 gene encoding protein Jade-1 isoform X1, which produces MCVWNTGQAELTRKKEKEKKTALLIKLCLQPPPAWRALVITVELYRLTKMKRSRHLSTSDDSDNGSSSTCWSHSSQHRRGGGQKPSEVFRTDLITAMKLHDSHQLNPEDYFVLVDPWRQEWEKGVQVPVSPQSIPQPLTRVLVEKEKELMFIRPKKLIRTSGTEALGYVDIRTLAEGMCRYDLNEEDVAWLHIINEEFAEMGLPLLDEITMERVMEEFERCCYENMTHAMETEEGLGIEYDEDVVCDVCQSPDGEDNNEMVFCDKCNICVHQACYGIQKVPKGSWLCRICALGILPKCQLCPKKGGAMKPTRSGTKWVHVSCALWIPEVSIGNPEKMEPITNVSHIPSNRWALICCLCKEKAGACIQCSAKNCRTAFHVTCGLQAKLEMNTILTEDDEVKFKSFCPKHSGHQGAEPRDQESEEEEEEAASLQKGRKGGVRWGDDASSHPLRSDQDGLSQQEKRVSLRKLKLQEMEEDFYQFVNVDEVAGSLKLCPEVLDFLYQYWKLKRKANFNQPLLTPKKDEEESLARREQEVLLRRLQLFTHLRQDLERVRNLTYMVTRREKIKRSLWRVQEQILQHQVVLLDQELLNGDPSPKDLERLFSLGWLSSQSSLSQSLPELKSLKPRRKKSSDRRNLSDSSHTHRKDNQARSLELKDGRSCQIREAAAAEAPVQSLEMSREALSSKLGRPDVFQEAVVKLHKVESRKAVRREAPPPEHEEERGRKRRSEAAGGSACPVKNKLGSKHLEKTVSIRLVDIRSSDSDDFFIDEGVTKRAPAFSDMSPVSKFNKASVVLDAAAVPKTNVCQRRTASDGGHAPPGAMAGHLKSWGKFRIPRRSEKPPAVTWKEEAEQHKPLLRPLTNTPEPSYPRTRLRTGAEHDGYPPDSPAELEPCLKRCHSHELRGDASLGRRYGSDIIRRGVLAS; this is translated from the exons atgtgtgtgtggaaTACGGGTCAAGCGGAACTCACtcgaaaaaaagaaaaagaaaagaaaacagcgCTTCTAATCAAACTCTGCCTCCAACCTCCACCGGCCTGGCGCGCTTT AGTTATCACCGTGGAGCTCTACCGACTGACGAAGATGAAGAGGAGCCGGCACCTTAGCACCAGTGATGACTCAGACAATGGCA GTAGCTCCACCTGCTGGTCTCATTCGTCGCAGCACCGGAGGGGCGGCGGGCAGAAACCCTCTGAG GTTTTTAGGACAGACCTGATCACCGCCATGAAACTACACGACTCCCATCAGCTGAACCCAGAGGACTACTTTGTGCTCGTTGACCCGTGGAGGCAGGAGTGGGAGAAGGGAGTCCAGGTCCCTGTCAGTCCACAGTCCATCCCACAGCCCCTCACCAG AGTGTTAGTGGAAAAAGAGAAGGAGCTCATGTTCATCAGGCCGAAGAAGCTGATCCGCACGTCTGGCACGGAGGCGCTGGGATATGTGGACATCCGCACGCTGGCAGAGGGGATGTGCCGCTACGACCTGAACGAGGAGGACGTGGCCTGGCTGCACATCATCAACGAGGAGTTTGCAGAGATGG GCCTGCCTCTGCTGGATGAGATCACCATGGAGCGGGTGATGGAGGAGTTCGAGCGCTGCTGCTACGAAAACATGACGCACGCCATGGAGACGGAGGAGGGGCTGGGCATCGAGTACGACGAGGACGTGGTGTGTGACGTCTGCCAGTCGCCGGACGGCGAAGACAACAATGAGATGGTCTTCTGTGACAAGTGCAACATCTGCGTTCACCAG GCCTGTTACGGCATCCAGAAGGTCCCTAAAGGCAGCTGGCTGTGCCGGATCTGCGCGCTCGGCATCCTCCCGAAATGCCAGCTGTGCCCCAAGAAGGGGGGGGCCATGAAGCCCACTCGAAGTGGAACCAAGTGGGTCCACGTCAGCTGTGCCTTGTGGATCCCAGAG GTGAGCATCGGGAACCCGGAGAAGATGGAGCCCATCACCAACGTGTCCCACATTCCCAGCAACAGATGGGCTCTGATCTGCTGCCTGTGCAAAGAGAAGGCTGGAGCCTGCATCCAG TGCTCGGCCAAAAACTGCCGGACTGCCTTCCACGTGACCTGCGGCCTTCAGGCCAAGCTGGAAATGAACACCATCCTCACGGAGGACGACGAGGTGAAGTTCAAGTCCTTCTGCCCCAAACACTCCGGACACCAAGGGGCTGAACCGCGAGACCAGGagtcggaggaggaggaggaagaagcagCCAGCCTTCAAAAAGGCAGAAAGGGCGGGGTGAGATGGGGGGACGACGCGTCCTCCCACCCTCTGCGCAGCGACCAGGACGGCCTCAGCCAGCAGGAGAAGAGAGTCAGCCTTCGCaagctgaagctgcaggagaTGGAGGAAGACTTCTACCAGTTTGTGAACGTGGACGAGGTGGCCGGCAGCCTGAAGCTCTGCCCAGAGGTGCTGGACTTCCTCTACCAGTACTGGAAGCTGAAGCGCAAAGCCAACTTCAACCAGCCGCTGCTCACGCCCAAGAAGGACGAAGAGGAGAGCCTGGCACGGCGGGAGCAGGAGGTCCTGCTGCGCCGCCTCCAGCTCTTCACCCACCTGAGGCAGGACCTGGAGCGG GTCCGGAACTTGACCTACATGGTGACCCGGAGGGAGAAGATCAAGCGCTCCCTGTGGAGGGTCCAGGAGCAGATCCTGCAGCACCAGGTCGTCCTGCTAGACCAGGAGCTGCTGAACG GCGATCCTTCCCCCAAAGATCTGGAGAGGCTCTTCTCTCTGGGCTGGTTGTCCTCTCAGTCCAGCTTATCTCAGAGTCTCCCGGAGCTGAAGTCCCTGAAGCCgaggagaaagaaaagcagCGACAGGAGGAACCTGTCCGACTCCTCGCACACCCACAGGAAGGACAATCAGGCCAGATCTCTGGAGCTGAAGGACGGCAGGAGCTGTCAGATCAGAGAAGCTGCGGCGGCTGAAGCTCCAGTCCAGAGCCTTGAGATGAGCAGGGAGGCGCTGAGCTCAAAGCTGGGGAGGCCAGACGTCTTCCAGGAAGCTGTAGTCAAACTGCACAAGGTGGAAAGCAGGAAGGCTGTGAGGAgagaggccccgccccctgagCATGAGGAGGAGCGgggcaggaagaggaggagtgaGGCCGCAGGCGGCTCTGCTTGTCCGGTGAAGAACAAGCTGGGGTCCAAACACCTGGAGAAAACCGTTTCCATCCGGCTGGTGGACATCCGGAGCTCCGACTCCGACGACTTCTTCATCGACGAGGGAGTGACCAAAAGAGCCCCCGCCTTCTCAGACATGTCACCAGTGTCTAAGTTCAACAAGGCCAGCGTGGTTTTAGATGCCGCCGCCGTCCCCAAAACCAACGTGTGTCAGAGAAGAACGGCGAGCGATGGAGGCCACGCCCCCCCGGGGGCCATGGCTGGACACCTGAAGAGCTGGGGGAAGTTCCGCATCCCCAGAAGGAGCGAAAAGCCTCCCGCCGTGACGTGgaaggaggaggcggagcagcACAAGCCTCTGCTGAGGCCCCTGACCAACACGCCCGAGCCCTCCTACCCCAGAACACGACTGCGCACGGGGGCAGAGCACGACGGCTACCCCCCCGACTCCCCCGCGGAGCTGGAGCCCTGCCTGAAGCGCTGCCACTCCCACGAGCTGAGAGGCGACGCCTCCCTGGGGCGCCGCTACGGCTCCGACATCATCCGCAGGGGCGTGCTGGCCTCCTGA
- the pgrmc2 gene encoding membrane-associated progesterone receptor component 2 isoform X1: MADDGDSSSGSVDTTGGQGAAEEASGLSLVGMLLNLSILVVLVAVCVAVYRRWSRRLGADAAHGDEASALPKMRRRDFTLEQLREYDGVQNPRILMAVNMKVFDVTSGKKFYGKDGPYGIFAGRDASRGLATFCLDKGFLRDEYDDLSDLTAVQMESVREWEMQFMEKYDYVGRLLKPGDEPSEYTDEEDIKDHLKHD; this comes from the exons ATGGCGGACGATGGAGACAGTTCGAGCGGATCAGTTGACACAACAGGCGGGCAGGGGGCAGCGGAGGAGGCGAGCGGGCTCAGCTTAGTCGGGATGCTGCTGAATCTCAGCATTTTGGTTGTGCTCGTGGCGGTCTGCGTGGCGGTGTACCGCCGGTGGAGCAGGCGGCTCGGCGCTGACGCGGCCCATGGCGACGAGGCCTCGGCGCTTCCTAAGATGAGGAGACGGGACTTCACTCTGGAGCAGCTGCGGGAGTACGACGGGGTGCAGAACCCCCGCATTCTCATGGCCGTTAACATGAAAGTGTTCGACGTGACGAGCGGCAAAAAGTTTTACGGTAAAG ATGGTCCTTACGGGATCTTTGCGGGCCGCGACGCTTCCAGAGGCCTGGCCACCTTCTGCCTGGACAAAGGCTTCCTCAGAGACGAGTACGACGACCTGTCAGACCTCACTGCTGTGCAGATGGAGAGCGTGAGAGAGTGGGAGATGCAGTTCATGG AAAAGTACGATTATGTGGGGAGGTTGCTGAAGCCCGGAGACGAGCCGTCAGAGTACACAGACGAGGAGGACATCAAGGACCACTTGAAACACGACTGA
- the jade1 gene encoding protein Jade-1 isoform X2, whose product MKRSRHLSTSDDSDNGSSSTCWSHSSQHRRGGGQKPSEVFRTDLITAMKLHDSHQLNPEDYFVLVDPWRQEWEKGVQVPVSPQSIPQPLTRVLVEKEKELMFIRPKKLIRTSGTEALGYVDIRTLAEGMCRYDLNEEDVAWLHIINEEFAEMGLPLLDEITMERVMEEFERCCYENMTHAMETEEGLGIEYDEDVVCDVCQSPDGEDNNEMVFCDKCNICVHQACYGIQKVPKGSWLCRICALGILPKCQLCPKKGGAMKPTRSGTKWVHVSCALWIPEVSIGNPEKMEPITNVSHIPSNRWALICCLCKEKAGACIQCSAKNCRTAFHVTCGLQAKLEMNTILTEDDEVKFKSFCPKHSGHQGAEPRDQESEEEEEEAASLQKGRKGGVRWGDDASSHPLRSDQDGLSQQEKRVSLRKLKLQEMEEDFYQFVNVDEVAGSLKLCPEVLDFLYQYWKLKRKANFNQPLLTPKKDEEESLARREQEVLLRRLQLFTHLRQDLERVRNLTYMVTRREKIKRSLWRVQEQILQHQVVLLDQELLNGDPSPKDLERLFSLGWLSSQSSLSQSLPELKSLKPRRKKSSDRRNLSDSSHTHRKDNQARSLELKDGRSCQIREAAAAEAPVQSLEMSREALSSKLGRPDVFQEAVVKLHKVESRKAVRREAPPPEHEEERGRKRRSEAAGGSACPVKNKLGSKHLEKTVSIRLVDIRSSDSDDFFIDEGVTKRAPAFSDMSPVSKFNKASVVLDAAAVPKTNVCQRRTASDGGHAPPGAMAGHLKSWGKFRIPRRSEKPPAVTWKEEAEQHKPLLRPLTNTPEPSYPRTRLRTGAEHDGYPPDSPAELEPCLKRCHSHELRGDASLGRRYGSDIIRRGVLAS is encoded by the exons ATGAAGAGGAGCCGGCACCTTAGCACCAGTGATGACTCAGACAATGGCA GTAGCTCCACCTGCTGGTCTCATTCGTCGCAGCACCGGAGGGGCGGCGGGCAGAAACCCTCTGAG GTTTTTAGGACAGACCTGATCACCGCCATGAAACTACACGACTCCCATCAGCTGAACCCAGAGGACTACTTTGTGCTCGTTGACCCGTGGAGGCAGGAGTGGGAGAAGGGAGTCCAGGTCCCTGTCAGTCCACAGTCCATCCCACAGCCCCTCACCAG AGTGTTAGTGGAAAAAGAGAAGGAGCTCATGTTCATCAGGCCGAAGAAGCTGATCCGCACGTCTGGCACGGAGGCGCTGGGATATGTGGACATCCGCACGCTGGCAGAGGGGATGTGCCGCTACGACCTGAACGAGGAGGACGTGGCCTGGCTGCACATCATCAACGAGGAGTTTGCAGAGATGG GCCTGCCTCTGCTGGATGAGATCACCATGGAGCGGGTGATGGAGGAGTTCGAGCGCTGCTGCTACGAAAACATGACGCACGCCATGGAGACGGAGGAGGGGCTGGGCATCGAGTACGACGAGGACGTGGTGTGTGACGTCTGCCAGTCGCCGGACGGCGAAGACAACAATGAGATGGTCTTCTGTGACAAGTGCAACATCTGCGTTCACCAG GCCTGTTACGGCATCCAGAAGGTCCCTAAAGGCAGCTGGCTGTGCCGGATCTGCGCGCTCGGCATCCTCCCGAAATGCCAGCTGTGCCCCAAGAAGGGGGGGGCCATGAAGCCCACTCGAAGTGGAACCAAGTGGGTCCACGTCAGCTGTGCCTTGTGGATCCCAGAG GTGAGCATCGGGAACCCGGAGAAGATGGAGCCCATCACCAACGTGTCCCACATTCCCAGCAACAGATGGGCTCTGATCTGCTGCCTGTGCAAAGAGAAGGCTGGAGCCTGCATCCAG TGCTCGGCCAAAAACTGCCGGACTGCCTTCCACGTGACCTGCGGCCTTCAGGCCAAGCTGGAAATGAACACCATCCTCACGGAGGACGACGAGGTGAAGTTCAAGTCCTTCTGCCCCAAACACTCCGGACACCAAGGGGCTGAACCGCGAGACCAGGagtcggaggaggaggaggaagaagcagCCAGCCTTCAAAAAGGCAGAAAGGGCGGGGTGAGATGGGGGGACGACGCGTCCTCCCACCCTCTGCGCAGCGACCAGGACGGCCTCAGCCAGCAGGAGAAGAGAGTCAGCCTTCGCaagctgaagctgcaggagaTGGAGGAAGACTTCTACCAGTTTGTGAACGTGGACGAGGTGGCCGGCAGCCTGAAGCTCTGCCCAGAGGTGCTGGACTTCCTCTACCAGTACTGGAAGCTGAAGCGCAAAGCCAACTTCAACCAGCCGCTGCTCACGCCCAAGAAGGACGAAGAGGAGAGCCTGGCACGGCGGGAGCAGGAGGTCCTGCTGCGCCGCCTCCAGCTCTTCACCCACCTGAGGCAGGACCTGGAGCGG GTCCGGAACTTGACCTACATGGTGACCCGGAGGGAGAAGATCAAGCGCTCCCTGTGGAGGGTCCAGGAGCAGATCCTGCAGCACCAGGTCGTCCTGCTAGACCAGGAGCTGCTGAACG GCGATCCTTCCCCCAAAGATCTGGAGAGGCTCTTCTCTCTGGGCTGGTTGTCCTCTCAGTCCAGCTTATCTCAGAGTCTCCCGGAGCTGAAGTCCCTGAAGCCgaggagaaagaaaagcagCGACAGGAGGAACCTGTCCGACTCCTCGCACACCCACAGGAAGGACAATCAGGCCAGATCTCTGGAGCTGAAGGACGGCAGGAGCTGTCAGATCAGAGAAGCTGCGGCGGCTGAAGCTCCAGTCCAGAGCCTTGAGATGAGCAGGGAGGCGCTGAGCTCAAAGCTGGGGAGGCCAGACGTCTTCCAGGAAGCTGTAGTCAAACTGCACAAGGTGGAAAGCAGGAAGGCTGTGAGGAgagaggccccgccccctgagCATGAGGAGGAGCGgggcaggaagaggaggagtgaGGCCGCAGGCGGCTCTGCTTGTCCGGTGAAGAACAAGCTGGGGTCCAAACACCTGGAGAAAACCGTTTCCATCCGGCTGGTGGACATCCGGAGCTCCGACTCCGACGACTTCTTCATCGACGAGGGAGTGACCAAAAGAGCCCCCGCCTTCTCAGACATGTCACCAGTGTCTAAGTTCAACAAGGCCAGCGTGGTTTTAGATGCCGCCGCCGTCCCCAAAACCAACGTGTGTCAGAGAAGAACGGCGAGCGATGGAGGCCACGCCCCCCCGGGGGCCATGGCTGGACACCTGAAGAGCTGGGGGAAGTTCCGCATCCCCAGAAGGAGCGAAAAGCCTCCCGCCGTGACGTGgaaggaggaggcggagcagcACAAGCCTCTGCTGAGGCCCCTGACCAACACGCCCGAGCCCTCCTACCCCAGAACACGACTGCGCACGGGGGCAGAGCACGACGGCTACCCCCCCGACTCCCCCGCGGAGCTGGAGCCCTGCCTGAAGCGCTGCCACTCCCACGAGCTGAGAGGCGACGCCTCCCTGGGGCGCCGCTACGGCTCCGACATCATCCGCAGGGGCGTGCTGGCCTCCTGA
- the pgrmc2 gene encoding membrane-associated progesterone receptor component 2 isoform X2, translating to MADDGDSSSGSVDTTGGQGAAEEASGLSLVGMLLNLSILVVLVAVCVAVYRRWSRRLGADAAHGDEASALPKMRRRDFTLEQLREYDGVQNPRILMAVNMKVFDVTSGKKFYGKGECAGRLAGSLAAGERADWPPPAMVLTGSLRAATLPEAWPPSAWTKASSETSTTTCQTSLLCRWRA from the exons ATGGCGGACGATGGAGACAGTTCGAGCGGATCAGTTGACACAACAGGCGGGCAGGGGGCAGCGGAGGAGGCGAGCGGGCTCAGCTTAGTCGGGATGCTGCTGAATCTCAGCATTTTGGTTGTGCTCGTGGCGGTCTGCGTGGCGGTGTACCGCCGGTGGAGCAGGCGGCTCGGCGCTGACGCGGCCCATGGCGACGAGGCCTCGGCGCTTCCTAAGATGAGGAGACGGGACTTCACTCTGGAGCAGCTGCGGGAGTACGACGGGGTGCAGAACCCCCGCATTCTCATGGCCGTTAACATGAAAGTGTTCGACGTGACGAGCGGCAAAAAGTTTTACGGTAAAGGTGAGTGTGCAGGCCGTCTGGCGGGTTCTCTGGCGGCGGGAGAGCGGGCGGACTGGCCGCCGCCTGCG ATGGTCCTTACGGGATCTTTGCGGGCCGCGACGCTTCCAGAGGCCTGGCCACCTTCTGCCTGGACAAAGGCTTCCTCAGAGACGAGTACGACGACCTGTCAGACCTCACTGCTGTGCAGATGGAGAGCGTGA
- the asmt2 gene encoding acetylserotonin O-methyltransferase 2, whose product MAEHLSQSELDYPFKLLEYLNGFRVSKVIFSACELGVFDLLLNSAEPVSAQTVARELRTSVDGMERLLDALVGIEILEVEVTGGTALYSSTDVASLYLAKGSAKSLHDMIIYQSQTIYPLWSNMANAVREGRNQNQKTFGLPPEDVFQAIYRSEEEMLKFMGLMNSTWVLDGHDVVTAFNLSGFQTIVDLGGCTGALAREMALAYPSSSVMVFDLPQVVEAAQKHFSQENQTVVFQTGDFFSGEIPAADLYVLARILHDWPEDKCLKLLKKIYDACKPGGGVLLVEAMLFENRRGPVMAQIFSLNMLVQAEGRERAPSDYSHMLHKTGFHNIQVCRTGKSYDSILAIR is encoded by the exons ATGGCAGAGCATCTGTCCCAGAGCGAGCTGGACTACCCCTTCAAACTTCTGGAGTATCTCAACGGCTTCAGGGTGTCGAAG GTGATCTTCAGCGCCTGCGAGCTGGGAGTCTTTGACCTCCTGCTGAACTCTGCGGAGCCTGTCAGCGCCCAGACGGTGGCCCGGGAGCTGCGCACCAGCGTGGACGGGATGGAGAGACTGCTGGACGCCCTGGTGGGCATCGAGATCCTGGAGGTGGAGGTGACAGGTGGCACAG CTCTGTACAGCAGCACAGACGTGGCCAGCCTCTACCTGGCGAAGGGAAGCGCCAAGTCTCTCCACGACATGATCATCTACCAGTCCCAAACCATCTACCCGCTGTGGAGCAACATGGCGAATGCCGTCAG AGAGGGCAGGAACCAAAACCAGAAGACCTTCGGCCTTCCACCTGAAGATGTGTTTCAAGCGATTTACAG GTCAGAGGAGGAGATGCTGAAGTTCATGGGTCTGATGAACTCCACCTGGGTTCTGGATGGACACGATGTCGTGACCGCGTTCAACCTCTCAGGCTTTCAGACAATAGTTGATCTTGGAG GCTGCACAGGTGCTCTGGCTCGGGAGATGGCGCTGGCCTATCCCTCCTCCTCCGTGATGGTGTTCGACCTGCCTCAGGTGGTTGAAGCAGCTCAGAAGCATTTCTCCCAGGAGAACCAAACTGTGGTGTTTCAGACCG GAGATTTCTTCAGTGGGGAAATCCCTGCTGCTGACCTGTATGTTCTGGCCAGGATCCTTCATGACTGGCCTGAGGACAAGTGTCTGAAGCTGCTGAAGAAGATCTACGATGCTTGTAAGCCAG GCGGCGGCGTTCTGCTTGTGGAAGCCATGTTGTTTGAGAACAGACGTGGGCCCGTCATGGCGCAGATCTTCTCCCTCAACATGCTGGTGCAGGCGGAGGGCAGGGAGCGCGCTCCGTCTGACTACTCCCACATGCTCCACAAGACGGGCTTCCACAACATTCAAGTCTGCAGGACTGGGAAGTCCTACGACTCCATCCTGGCCATCAGATGA